From Drosophila suzukii chromosome 2R, CBGP_Dsuzu_IsoJpt1.0, whole genome shotgun sequence, a single genomic window includes:
- the PIP5K59B gene encoding phosphatidylinositol 4-phosphate 5-kinase type-1 alpha isoform X9 has product MASGDGDTINTIDMDSSSASQAKLAEPSNASNDHVGNSSPDLGNRPNRGASKADKERKIGHRRVGEGGEITYKKIQTSQIMGSIQLGIQHTVGSLASKPKRDLLMMDFWEIESITFPPEGSSLTPAHHYSEFRYKIYAPIAFRYFRDLFGIQPDDFMMSMCTSPLRELSNPGASGSIFYLTTDDEFIIKTVQHKEGEFLQKLLPGYYMNLNQNPRTLLPKFFGLYCLQTSNAKNIRLVVMNNLLPSSVRMHLKYDLKGSTFKRKANKAERAKKSPTYKDLDFMEQHPNGIFLEAETYSALIKTIQRDCTVLESFKIMDYSLLLGVHNLDVAIKEKQSELRKPQRAPLAEDSDVDVDDPLDALDGDGKDRDAATGISRNNAAYRSVNRQRLVAHSTAMESIQAESEPIDDEEDVPPGGIPARSEKGERLLLYIGIIDILQSYRLKKKLEHTFKSIIHDGETVSVCRPSFYAQRFQNFMAKTVFRKIPSLDLPEIKGNHRKFRTLVTSYIACLSISPLKHSPSKRKSLSKAIQRSIDSDNEVATRPVHASHSHSSGKIHQPAKPPTTEPTPAGAAGGAGGGATALGPASGSGTSERAPPPVKQRTPAASNLKTRVPPPVPPRGSPRRKDAQDRTTPGTTPSCSSTPPPAFDDISEDSSNKNSTSSIGRRSHHHHHHHQQSQQHQQSYYLDRKMNIGPAYRGSYKEDIVSVSEVHLDTLLAVDTSSSSQYGSRGGLAWTPPASDQLT; this is encoded by the exons ATGGCCTCCGGCGATGGCGACACCATCAACACCATCGACATGGACAGCTCCTCGGCGTCGCAGGCCAAGCTGGCTGAGCCCAGTAATG CCTCCAACGACCATGTGGGAAACTCATCGCCCGAC CTGGGCAACCGACCGAATCGCGGGGCCAGCAAGGCGGACAAGGAGCGCAAGATTGGCCACAGACGCGTCGGCGAGGGCGGCGAGATTACGTACAAGAAGATCCAGACGTCGCAGATCATGGGCTCCATCCAACTGGGAATCCAGCACACT GTCGGCAGTCTAGCCTCGAAGCCCAAGCGTGATCTACTTATGATGGACTTCTGGGAAATCGAGAGCATCACCTTTCCGCCAGAGGGTTCTAGCCTTACACCTGCCCACCACTACAGCGAGTTCAGATACAAGATCTACGCGCCCATTGCTTTCCGTTACTTTCGGGATTTGTTTGGCATCCAGCCAGATGATTTTATG ATGTCCATGTGCACGTCCCCGCTGCGGGAACTGTCCAATCCTGGTGCTTCCGGCTCTATATTCTACCTGACAACCGACGACGAGTTCATCATCAAGACGGTGCAACACAAAGAGGGCGAATTCTTACAGAAACTACTGCCTGG CTACTATATGAATCTAAATCAAAATCCGCGCACGCTATTGCCAAAGTTCTTCGGATTGTACTGCCTGCAGACGAGCAATGCCAAAAATATTCGCCTGGTGGTCATGAACAACCTGCTGCCCTCGTCCGTAAGGATGCACTTGAAGTACGATCTTAAGGGCTCGACCTTTAAGCGCAAGGCCAACAAGGCAGAGCGTGCCAAGAAGTCACCCACGTATAAGGACCTCGACTTCATGGAACAGCATCCGAATGGTATATTCCTGGAGGCCGAGACCTACTCCGCACTGATCAAGACCATTCAGCGCGACTGTACGGTGCTAGAGTCCTTTAAGATCATGGACTACTCCCTGCTCCTCGGTGTTCACAACCTGGACGTGGCTATAAAAGAAAAGCAGAGTGAGCTAAGGAAACCCCAGAGAGCTCCACTGGCCGAAGACTCCGACGTGGATGTGGACGATCCGCTGGACGCCCTTGATGGCGATGGCAAGGATCGGGATGCGGCCACGGGCATCAGTAGGAATAA TGCGGCATACAGGTCGGTGAATCGGCAGCGACTGGTGGCCCATTCCACGGCCATGGAGAGCATTCAGGCGGAGAGCGAACCCATCGACGACGAGGAGGATGTGCC GCCTGGTGGAATTCCAGCGAGGAGTGAGAAAGGCGAACGTCTGTTGCTTTATATCGGTATTATCGATATTCTGCAGTCCTACAGGCTGAAAAAGAAACTGGAGCACACATTCAAAAGCATCATACACGATGGG GAAACCGTATCGGTGTGCCGGCCCTCGTTCTATGCTCAAAGATTCCAAAACTTCATGGCCAAGACCGTGTTCCGCAAGATACCCTCCC TGGATCTCCCAGAGATCAAAGGGAATCACAGAAAATTTCGTACCTTGGTAACCAGCTATATAG CATGTCTCTCAATCTCAC CGCTCAAGCATTCGCCTTCGAAGAGAAAAAGCCTTTCCAAGGCCATACAGCGCTCCATCGACAGCGACAACGAGGTGGCCACGAGGC CGGTTCACGCTTCGCACTCTCACAGTAGTGGCAAGATTCACCAGCCTGCCAAGCCGCCCACCACCGAGCCCACGCCAGCGGGAGCGGCAGGAGGAGCCGGCGGAGGAGCAACTGCCCTCGGCCCAGCCAGTGGCAGTGGCACCAGCGAGCGGGCACCTCCGCCCGTCAAGCAGCGTACTCCGGCGGCCAGTAATCTGAAGACACGCGTGCCTCCGCCAGTGCCACCGCGTGGCTCACCGCGGCGCAAGGATGCCCAGGATCGGACGACACCAG GCACAACGCCCTCATGCAGCTCGACTCCTCCCCCCGCCTTTGACGACATCTCCGAGGACAGCTCGAACAAGAACAGCACCTCGTCGATAGGGCGCCGGTCGCATCATCATCACCACCATCACCAGCAGTcgcagcagcaccagcagtcCTACTACCTGGATCGCAAGATGAACATCGGACCCGCCTATCGAGGCTCCTACAAGGAGGACATCGTGAG cGTCTCTGAAGTCCATCTGGATACACTGCTGGCGGTGGACACGTCATCGAGCAGCCAGTACGGGTCCCGCGGCGGATTGGCCTGGACGCCGCCCGCTTCAG ATCAACTAACATAG
- the PIP5K59B gene encoding phosphatidylinositol 4-phosphate 5-kinase type-1 alpha isoform X11, which translates to MASGDGDTINTIDMDSSSASQAKLAEPSNASNDHVGNSSPDLGNRPNRGASKADKERKIGHRRVGEGGEITYKKIQTSQIMGSIQLGIQHTVGSLASKPKRDLLMMDFWEIESITFPPEGSSLTPAHHYSEFRYKIYAPIAFRYFRDLFGIQPDDFMMSMCTSPLRELSNPGASGSIFYLTTDDEFIIKTVQHKEGEFLQKLLPGYYMNLNQNPRTLLPKFFGLYCLQTSNAKNIRLVVMNNLLPSSVRMHLKYDLKGSTFKRKANKAERAKKSPTYKDLDFMEQHPNGIFLEAETYSALIKTIQRDCTVLESFKIMDYSLLLGVHNLDVAIKEKQSELRKPQRAPLAEDSDVDVDDPLDALDGDGKDRDAATGISRNNAAYRSVNRQRLVAHSTAMESIQAESEPIDDEEDVPPGGIPARSEKGERLLLYIGIIDILQSYRLKKKLEHTFKSIIHDGETVSVCRPSFYAQRFQNFMAKTVFRKIPSLDLPEIKGNHRKFRTLVTSYIALKHSPSKRKSLSKAIQRSIDSDNEVATRRTTPSCSSTPPPAFDDISEDSSNKNSTSSIGRRSHHHHHHHQQSQQHQQSYYLDRKMNIGPAYRGSYKEDIVSVSEVHLDTLLAVDTSSSSQYGSRGGLAWTPPASGEGSTPTWTEGTPSFTDSSSSGDLDNFSPINSSKIDRHKPTVEDAINSLSAGMIN; encoded by the exons ATGGCCTCCGGCGATGGCGACACCATCAACACCATCGACATGGACAGCTCCTCGGCGTCGCAGGCCAAGCTGGCTGAGCCCAGTAATG CCTCCAACGACCATGTGGGAAACTCATCGCCCGAC CTGGGCAACCGACCGAATCGCGGGGCCAGCAAGGCGGACAAGGAGCGCAAGATTGGCCACAGACGCGTCGGCGAGGGCGGCGAGATTACGTACAAGAAGATCCAGACGTCGCAGATCATGGGCTCCATCCAACTGGGAATCCAGCACACT GTCGGCAGTCTAGCCTCGAAGCCCAAGCGTGATCTACTTATGATGGACTTCTGGGAAATCGAGAGCATCACCTTTCCGCCAGAGGGTTCTAGCCTTACACCTGCCCACCACTACAGCGAGTTCAGATACAAGATCTACGCGCCCATTGCTTTCCGTTACTTTCGGGATTTGTTTGGCATCCAGCCAGATGATTTTATG ATGTCCATGTGCACGTCCCCGCTGCGGGAACTGTCCAATCCTGGTGCTTCCGGCTCTATATTCTACCTGACAACCGACGACGAGTTCATCATCAAGACGGTGCAACACAAAGAGGGCGAATTCTTACAGAAACTACTGCCTGG CTACTATATGAATCTAAATCAAAATCCGCGCACGCTATTGCCAAAGTTCTTCGGATTGTACTGCCTGCAGACGAGCAATGCCAAAAATATTCGCCTGGTGGTCATGAACAACCTGCTGCCCTCGTCCGTAAGGATGCACTTGAAGTACGATCTTAAGGGCTCGACCTTTAAGCGCAAGGCCAACAAGGCAGAGCGTGCCAAGAAGTCACCCACGTATAAGGACCTCGACTTCATGGAACAGCATCCGAATGGTATATTCCTGGAGGCCGAGACCTACTCCGCACTGATCAAGACCATTCAGCGCGACTGTACGGTGCTAGAGTCCTTTAAGATCATGGACTACTCCCTGCTCCTCGGTGTTCACAACCTGGACGTGGCTATAAAAGAAAAGCAGAGTGAGCTAAGGAAACCCCAGAGAGCTCCACTGGCCGAAGACTCCGACGTGGATGTGGACGATCCGCTGGACGCCCTTGATGGCGATGGCAAGGATCGGGATGCGGCCACGGGCATCAGTAGGAATAA TGCGGCATACAGGTCGGTGAATCGGCAGCGACTGGTGGCCCATTCCACGGCCATGGAGAGCATTCAGGCGGAGAGCGAACCCATCGACGACGAGGAGGATGTGCC GCCTGGTGGAATTCCAGCGAGGAGTGAGAAAGGCGAACGTCTGTTGCTTTATATCGGTATTATCGATATTCTGCAGTCCTACAGGCTGAAAAAGAAACTGGAGCACACATTCAAAAGCATCATACACGATGGG GAAACCGTATCGGTGTGCCGGCCCTCGTTCTATGCTCAAAGATTCCAAAACTTCATGGCCAAGACCGTGTTCCGCAAGATACCCTCCC TGGATCTCCCAGAGATCAAAGGGAATCACAGAAAATTTCGTACCTTGGTAACCAGCTATATAG CGCTCAAGCATTCGCCTTCGAAGAGAAAAAGCCTTTCCAAGGCCATACAGCGCTCCATCGACAGCGACAACGAGGTGGCCACGAGGC GCACAACGCCCTCATGCAGCTCGACTCCTCCCCCCGCCTTTGACGACATCTCCGAGGACAGCTCGAACAAGAACAGCACCTCGTCGATAGGGCGCCGGTCGCATCATCATCACCACCATCACCAGCAGTcgcagcagcaccagcagtcCTACTACCTGGATCGCAAGATGAACATCGGACCCGCCTATCGAGGCTCCTACAAGGAGGACATCGTGAG cGTCTCTGAAGTCCATCTGGATACACTGCTGGCGGTGGACACGTCATCGAGCAGCCAGTACGGGTCCCGCGGCGGATTGGCCTGGACGCCGCCCGCTTCAGGTGAGGGCTCCACTCCCACATGGACAGAGGGCACACCCAGTTTTACGGACTCCAGTTCGAGTGGTGATCTCG ACAACTTCTCGCCCATAAACTCATCTAAAATCGATCGACACAAGCCGACGGTGGAAGATGCCATCAACTCTCTGTCCGCGGGAATG ATCAACTAA
- the PIP5K59B gene encoding phosphatidylinositol 4-phosphate 5-kinase type-1 alpha isoform X8, producing the protein MASGDGDTINTIDMDSSSASQAKLAEPSNASNDHVGNSSPDLGNRPNRGASKADKERKIGHRRVGEGGEITYKKIQTSQIMGSIQLGIQHTVGSLASKPKRDLLMMDFWEIESITFPPEGSSLTPAHHYSEFRYKIYAPIAFRYFRDLFGIQPDDFMMSMCTSPLRELSNPGASGSIFYLTTDDEFIIKTVQHKEGEFLQKLLPGYYMNLNQNPRTLLPKFFGLYCLQTSNAKNIRLVVMNNLLPSSVRMHLKYDLKGSTFKRKANKAERAKKSPTYKDLDFMEQHPNGIFLEAETYSALIKTIQRDCTVLESFKIMDYSLLLGVHNLDVAIKEKQSELRKPQRAPLAEDSDVDVDDPLDALDGDGKDRDAATGISRNKSVNRQRLVAHSTAMESIQAESEPIDDEEDVPPGGIPARSEKGERLLLYIGIIDILQSYRLKKKLEHTFKSIIHDGETVSVCRPSFYAQRFQNFMAKTVFRKIPSPLKHSPSKRKSLSKAIQRSIDSDNEVATRPVHASHSHSSGKIHQPAKPPTTEPTPAGAAGGAGGGATALGPASGSGTSERAPPPVKQRTPAASNLKTRVPPPVPPRGSPRRKDAQDRTTPGTTPSCSSTPPPAFDDISEDSSNKNSTSSIGRRSHHHHHHHQQSQQHQQSYYLDRKMNIGPAYRGSYKEDIVSVSEVHLDTLLAVDTSSSSQYGSRGGLAWTPPASGEGSTPTWTEGTPSFTDSSSSGDLDNFSPINSSKIDRHKPTVEDAINSLSAGMIN; encoded by the exons ATGGCCTCCGGCGATGGCGACACCATCAACACCATCGACATGGACAGCTCCTCGGCGTCGCAGGCCAAGCTGGCTGAGCCCAGTAATG CCTCCAACGACCATGTGGGAAACTCATCGCCCGAC CTGGGCAACCGACCGAATCGCGGGGCCAGCAAGGCGGACAAGGAGCGCAAGATTGGCCACAGACGCGTCGGCGAGGGCGGCGAGATTACGTACAAGAAGATCCAGACGTCGCAGATCATGGGCTCCATCCAACTGGGAATCCAGCACACT GTCGGCAGTCTAGCCTCGAAGCCCAAGCGTGATCTACTTATGATGGACTTCTGGGAAATCGAGAGCATCACCTTTCCGCCAGAGGGTTCTAGCCTTACACCTGCCCACCACTACAGCGAGTTCAGATACAAGATCTACGCGCCCATTGCTTTCCGTTACTTTCGGGATTTGTTTGGCATCCAGCCAGATGATTTTATG ATGTCCATGTGCACGTCCCCGCTGCGGGAACTGTCCAATCCTGGTGCTTCCGGCTCTATATTCTACCTGACAACCGACGACGAGTTCATCATCAAGACGGTGCAACACAAAGAGGGCGAATTCTTACAGAAACTACTGCCTGG CTACTATATGAATCTAAATCAAAATCCGCGCACGCTATTGCCAAAGTTCTTCGGATTGTACTGCCTGCAGACGAGCAATGCCAAAAATATTCGCCTGGTGGTCATGAACAACCTGCTGCCCTCGTCCGTAAGGATGCACTTGAAGTACGATCTTAAGGGCTCGACCTTTAAGCGCAAGGCCAACAAGGCAGAGCGTGCCAAGAAGTCACCCACGTATAAGGACCTCGACTTCATGGAACAGCATCCGAATGGTATATTCCTGGAGGCCGAGACCTACTCCGCACTGATCAAGACCATTCAGCGCGACTGTACGGTGCTAGAGTCCTTTAAGATCATGGACTACTCCCTGCTCCTCGGTGTTCACAACCTGGACGTGGCTATAAAAGAAAAGCAGAGTGAGCTAAGGAAACCCCAGAGAGCTCCACTGGCCGAAGACTCCGACGTGGATGTGGACGATCCGCTGGACGCCCTTGATGGCGATGGCAAGGATCGGGATGCGGCCACGGGCATCAGTAGGAATAA GTCGGTGAATCGGCAGCGACTGGTGGCCCATTCCACGGCCATGGAGAGCATTCAGGCGGAGAGCGAACCCATCGACGACGAGGAGGATGTGCC GCCTGGTGGAATTCCAGCGAGGAGTGAGAAAGGCGAACGTCTGTTGCTTTATATCGGTATTATCGATATTCTGCAGTCCTACAGGCTGAAAAAGAAACTGGAGCACACATTCAAAAGCATCATACACGATGGG GAAACCGTATCGGTGTGCCGGCCCTCGTTCTATGCTCAAAGATTCCAAAACTTCATGGCCAAGACCGTGTTCCGCAAGATACCCTCCC CGCTCAAGCATTCGCCTTCGAAGAGAAAAAGCCTTTCCAAGGCCATACAGCGCTCCATCGACAGCGACAACGAGGTGGCCACGAGGC CGGTTCACGCTTCGCACTCTCACAGTAGTGGCAAGATTCACCAGCCTGCCAAGCCGCCCACCACCGAGCCCACGCCAGCGGGAGCGGCAGGAGGAGCCGGCGGAGGAGCAACTGCCCTCGGCCCAGCCAGTGGCAGTGGCACCAGCGAGCGGGCACCTCCGCCCGTCAAGCAGCGTACTCCGGCGGCCAGTAATCTGAAGACACGCGTGCCTCCGCCAGTGCCACCGCGTGGCTCACCGCGGCGCAAGGATGCCCAGGATCGGACGACACCAG GCACAACGCCCTCATGCAGCTCGACTCCTCCCCCCGCCTTTGACGACATCTCCGAGGACAGCTCGAACAAGAACAGCACCTCGTCGATAGGGCGCCGGTCGCATCATCATCACCACCATCACCAGCAGTcgcagcagcaccagcagtcCTACTACCTGGATCGCAAGATGAACATCGGACCCGCCTATCGAGGCTCCTACAAGGAGGACATCGTGAG cGTCTCTGAAGTCCATCTGGATACACTGCTGGCGGTGGACACGTCATCGAGCAGCCAGTACGGGTCCCGCGGCGGATTGGCCTGGACGCCGCCCGCTTCAGGTGAGGGCTCCACTCCCACATGGACAGAGGGCACACCCAGTTTTACGGACTCCAGTTCGAGTGGTGATCTCG ACAACTTCTCGCCCATAAACTCATCTAAAATCGATCGACACAAGCCGACGGTGGAAGATGCCATCAACTCTCTGTCCGCGGGAATG ATCAACTAA
- the PIP5K59B gene encoding phosphatidylinositol 4-phosphate 5-kinase type-1 alpha isoform X3 has translation MASGDGDTINTIDMDSSSASQAKLAEPSNASNDHVGNSSPDLGNRPNRGASKADKERKIGHRRVGEGGEITYKKIQTSQIMGSIQLGIQHTVGSLASKPKRDLLMMDFWEIESITFPPEGSSLTPAHHYSEFRYKIYAPIAFRYFRDLFGIQPDDFMMSMCTSPLRELSNPGASGSIFYLTTDDEFIIKTVQHKEGEFLQKLLPGYYMNLNQNPRTLLPKFFGLYCLQTSNAKNIRLVVMNNLLPSSVRMHLKYDLKGSTFKRKANKAERAKKSPTYKDLDFMEQHPNGIFLEAETYSALIKTIQRDCTVLESFKIMDYSLLLGVHNLDVAIKEKQSELRKPQRAPLAEDSDVDVDDPLDALDGDGKDRDAATGISRNNAAYRSVNRQRLVAHSTAMESIQAESEPIDDEEDVPPGGIPARSEKGERLLLYIGIIDILQSYRLKKKLEHTFKSIIHDGETVSVCRPSFYAQRFQNFMAKTVFRKIPSLDLPEIKGNHRKFRTLVTSYIALKHSPSKRKSLSKAIQRSIDSDNEVATRPVHASHSHSSGKIHQPAKPPTTEPTPAGAAGGAGGGATALGPASGSGTSERAPPPVKQRTPAASNLKTRVPPPVPPRGSPRRKDAQDRTTPGTTPSCSSTPPPAFDDISEDSSNKNSTSSIGRRSHHHHHHHQQSQQHQQSYYLDRKMNIGPAYRGSYKEDIVSVSEVHLDTLLAVDTSSSSQYGSRGGLAWTPPASGEGSTPTWTEGTPSFTDSSSSGDLDNFSPINSSKIDRHKPTVEDAINSLSAGMIN, from the exons ATGGCCTCCGGCGATGGCGACACCATCAACACCATCGACATGGACAGCTCCTCGGCGTCGCAGGCCAAGCTGGCTGAGCCCAGTAATG CCTCCAACGACCATGTGGGAAACTCATCGCCCGAC CTGGGCAACCGACCGAATCGCGGGGCCAGCAAGGCGGACAAGGAGCGCAAGATTGGCCACAGACGCGTCGGCGAGGGCGGCGAGATTACGTACAAGAAGATCCAGACGTCGCAGATCATGGGCTCCATCCAACTGGGAATCCAGCACACT GTCGGCAGTCTAGCCTCGAAGCCCAAGCGTGATCTACTTATGATGGACTTCTGGGAAATCGAGAGCATCACCTTTCCGCCAGAGGGTTCTAGCCTTACACCTGCCCACCACTACAGCGAGTTCAGATACAAGATCTACGCGCCCATTGCTTTCCGTTACTTTCGGGATTTGTTTGGCATCCAGCCAGATGATTTTATG ATGTCCATGTGCACGTCCCCGCTGCGGGAACTGTCCAATCCTGGTGCTTCCGGCTCTATATTCTACCTGACAACCGACGACGAGTTCATCATCAAGACGGTGCAACACAAAGAGGGCGAATTCTTACAGAAACTACTGCCTGG CTACTATATGAATCTAAATCAAAATCCGCGCACGCTATTGCCAAAGTTCTTCGGATTGTACTGCCTGCAGACGAGCAATGCCAAAAATATTCGCCTGGTGGTCATGAACAACCTGCTGCCCTCGTCCGTAAGGATGCACTTGAAGTACGATCTTAAGGGCTCGACCTTTAAGCGCAAGGCCAACAAGGCAGAGCGTGCCAAGAAGTCACCCACGTATAAGGACCTCGACTTCATGGAACAGCATCCGAATGGTATATTCCTGGAGGCCGAGACCTACTCCGCACTGATCAAGACCATTCAGCGCGACTGTACGGTGCTAGAGTCCTTTAAGATCATGGACTACTCCCTGCTCCTCGGTGTTCACAACCTGGACGTGGCTATAAAAGAAAAGCAGAGTGAGCTAAGGAAACCCCAGAGAGCTCCACTGGCCGAAGACTCCGACGTGGATGTGGACGATCCGCTGGACGCCCTTGATGGCGATGGCAAGGATCGGGATGCGGCCACGGGCATCAGTAGGAATAA TGCGGCATACAGGTCGGTGAATCGGCAGCGACTGGTGGCCCATTCCACGGCCATGGAGAGCATTCAGGCGGAGAGCGAACCCATCGACGACGAGGAGGATGTGCC GCCTGGTGGAATTCCAGCGAGGAGTGAGAAAGGCGAACGTCTGTTGCTTTATATCGGTATTATCGATATTCTGCAGTCCTACAGGCTGAAAAAGAAACTGGAGCACACATTCAAAAGCATCATACACGATGGG GAAACCGTATCGGTGTGCCGGCCCTCGTTCTATGCTCAAAGATTCCAAAACTTCATGGCCAAGACCGTGTTCCGCAAGATACCCTCCC TGGATCTCCCAGAGATCAAAGGGAATCACAGAAAATTTCGTACCTTGGTAACCAGCTATATAG CGCTCAAGCATTCGCCTTCGAAGAGAAAAAGCCTTTCCAAGGCCATACAGCGCTCCATCGACAGCGACAACGAGGTGGCCACGAGGC CGGTTCACGCTTCGCACTCTCACAGTAGTGGCAAGATTCACCAGCCTGCCAAGCCGCCCACCACCGAGCCCACGCCAGCGGGAGCGGCAGGAGGAGCCGGCGGAGGAGCAACTGCCCTCGGCCCAGCCAGTGGCAGTGGCACCAGCGAGCGGGCACCTCCGCCCGTCAAGCAGCGTACTCCGGCGGCCAGTAATCTGAAGACACGCGTGCCTCCGCCAGTGCCACCGCGTGGCTCACCGCGGCGCAAGGATGCCCAGGATCGGACGACACCAG GCACAACGCCCTCATGCAGCTCGACTCCTCCCCCCGCCTTTGACGACATCTCCGAGGACAGCTCGAACAAGAACAGCACCTCGTCGATAGGGCGCCGGTCGCATCATCATCACCACCATCACCAGCAGTcgcagcagcaccagcagtcCTACTACCTGGATCGCAAGATGAACATCGGACCCGCCTATCGAGGCTCCTACAAGGAGGACATCGTGAG cGTCTCTGAAGTCCATCTGGATACACTGCTGGCGGTGGACACGTCATCGAGCAGCCAGTACGGGTCCCGCGGCGGATTGGCCTGGACGCCGCCCGCTTCAGGTGAGGGCTCCACTCCCACATGGACAGAGGGCACACCCAGTTTTACGGACTCCAGTTCGAGTGGTGATCTCG ACAACTTCTCGCCCATAAACTCATCTAAAATCGATCGACACAAGCCGACGGTGGAAGATGCCATCAACTCTCTGTCCGCGGGAATG ATCAACTAA